One genomic window of Dermacentor andersoni chromosome 8, qqDerAnde1_hic_scaffold, whole genome shotgun sequence includes the following:
- the LOC126528998 gene encoding uncharacterized protein, with product MGGSGSRAASTADRPVPPPPQQQQARSDALALSSAPRSGPLLVPRYAMFIRRAWSRLRKAPASTAAAPYASPADIRDAGVQQPTSASTAAKDNGKAAGGGPSARATSLMGVVMSSAAEERIRWRRNGRDRRRSWGFRKLKTRSDSAVSSPEGADSPKAPTNMAADVAGALAEGSPRSPSANKPGLSPAGTLDPTTVISATAGADDYACLAEDDINWSTGYVKLCYMPDVLNQECSSFQDLRKGLDEYPATTVQSQVVVQRLQSVEQRVNLRDGRSVFSETTERICYGRKTARVVSKGDTSEEQACELMTFDADGSMTTAVLQRSVVVQQKRSGTECPGWQTSTPDIADEERTVLAVLQQQVQTTSTTTPGVTPEPIETRRCGSLSPTGPVVGNYCPVGLLIQPHQQHQQQHRRCWGNGISSDDNSRGGAAVQRRDSVFDSGSFLYALRHSPPANFPPPHPPATSEQRRQQQFWCGDRGSLENYATRGDFSGQAGTWHNRHRRRHRVPRAERCSGSAPSSEDDGSAFARRTSTSSRQRSGTAAAKASFDDGEVADIFMFSDDDDDLCAEDLCATDSDHDRPMVAPPMRPGNNHHFEVNLGSREMAAAAGGQRNVEDGSGDNSSRMIELAVRI from the exons ATGGGCGGCTCGGGCTCTCGCGCTGCATCCACGGCCGATAGGCCCgtcccgccgccgccgcagcagcagcaggcccGCTCCGACGCTCTGGCCCTGAGCTCGGCGCCCCGGTCGGGTCCGCTGCTGGTGCCCCGCTACGCCATGTTCATCCGGCGCGCATGGAGCAGGCTACGCAAGGCGCCGGCGTCGACCGCCGCGGCTCCCTACGCGTCGCCCGCGGACATCCGCGACGCCGGAGTCCAGCAGCCGACCAGTGCTTCGACGGCGGCCAAGGACAACGGCAAGGCCGCAGGAGGAGGCCCTTCGGCGAGGGCTACGTCCTTGATGGGCGTCGTCATGTCTTCCGCGGCGGAGGAGAGGATACGGTGGCGCAG GAACGGCCGAGACCGTCGAAGAAGTTGGGGATTCCGTAAACTGAAGACCAGGAGTGACTCGGCCGTGTCTAGTCCCGAGGGTGCGGATAGTCCGAAGGCGCCTACAAACATGGCGGCCGACGTCGCCGGCGCCTTAGCAGAAGGCTCGCCGCGAAGTCCGTCTGCCAACAAGCCCGGTCTGTCGCCCGCGGGGACGCTCGACCCCACCACAGTCATCAGTGCGACGGCGGGAGCAGACGATTACGCCTGCCTCGCAGAAGACGACATCAATTGGTCCACCGGCTACGTCAAGCTCTGCTACATGCCGGACGTTCTCAACCAAG AGTGCAGCTCGTTCCAGGACCTGCGCAAGGGTCTTGACGAGTATCCCGCAACCACTGTGCAAAGCCAGGTGGTCGTGCAACGCCTGCAGAGCGTGGAGCAGCGGGTGAACCTCCGCGATGGCAGGTCTGTCTTCAGTGAGACCACTGAGCGGATATGCTACGGCCGGAAGACGGCGCGAGTCGTCTCGAAGGGCGACACCTCCGAGGAACAGGCATGCGAACTCATGACCTTCGACGCCGACGGCTCCATGACGACGGCGGTCCTTCAGAGGTCCGTCGTCGTCCAGCAGAAGCGTTCCGGGACCGAGTGTCCTGGATGGCAGACGTCTACGCCGGACATCGCCGACGAAGAGCGGACAGTTCTCGCGGTCCTGCAGCAGCAGGTCCAGACGACCTCTACGACGACGCCCGGGGTGACGCCAGAACCGATCGAGACCCGTCGCTGCGGCAGCCTGTCCCCTACGGGGCCCGTGGTGGGAAACTACTGTCCGGTGGGTCTTCTGATCCAGCCTCACcaacagcatcagcagcagcaccgaCGTTGCTGGGGAAATGGCATCTCCAGCGACGACAACAGCAGGGGCGGTGCAGCGGTTCAGCGTCGGGACTCGGTTTTCGACAGCGGCTCTTTCCTGTATGCCCTCAGGCACAGTCCCCCCGCAAACTTCCCGCCCCCGCACCCGCCCGCAACGTCCGAACAGCGGCGCCAGCAGCAGTTCTGGTGCGGCGATCGCGGCAGTCTCGAGAACTACGCCACCAGGGGAGACTTCAGCGGGCAAGCCGGTACCTGGCACAACcgtcaccgccgccgccaccgagtTCCCAGAGCGGAACGGTGTTCCGGTTCCGCTCCGAGTTCCGAAGACGACGGCAGCGCCTTCGCGCGGAGGACGTCCACGTCCTCGCGCCAACGGTCGGGGACGGCCGCGGCGAAGGCGTCCTTCGACGACGGGGAGGTCGCGGACATCTTCATGttcagcgacgacgacgacgacctctGCGCGGAAGACCTTTGCGCGACCGATAGCGATCACGATCGCCCGATGGTGGCGCCACCGATGCGGCCTGGCAACAACCACCACTTTGAGGTCAACCTCGGATCTCGAGAGATGGCCGCAGCAGCTGGGGGTCAAAGGAACGTCGAGGACGGTTCCGGGGACAACTCCTCGAGGATGATAGAGTTGGCGGTGCGCATCTGA